In Calothrix sp. PCC 7507, one DNA window encodes the following:
- a CDS encoding cyanophycin synthase, translating to MNVPFVTSIIQKVAEEIGALVILDPEYKSVGHIIFKNGNKTVFRANQLNINGFGSGEIAKDKGCSSFFLKHFGYKVPEGKTFFSKKLCERIPTLRNIDNGWDYARELGFPVIVKPLNLSQGILVAKIYNKREYYQVAKKILRKTSGFIVERFHNGNDYRVVVLDGEVIVAYQRLPLFIVGNAKSTILELLQQKQEDFLKTGRKKVIDFEDFRIKRKLQRQKLTFDSVIPKDAIVYLLDNANLSSGGEGIDVTESIHPDFQKLAIHITKDMGLRLAGVDIITSDIALPMVNYTIIEVNASPGLSNYASIGDAQTKRVENLYLKVLSSLENDQISKEIC from the coding sequence ATGAACGTACCATTTGTAACATCAATTATTCAAAAAGTTGCAGAAGAAATAGGAGCATTAGTTATTCTAGATCCAGAGTATAAATCAGTTGGACACATCATTTTTAAGAATGGGAATAAAACTGTTTTTCGTGCCAATCAGTTAAATATTAATGGCTTTGGCTCAGGAGAAATAGCCAAAGATAAGGGTTGTTCTAGTTTCTTCCTCAAACATTTTGGATATAAAGTTCCTGAAGGAAAAACATTTTTTAGCAAAAAATTATGTGAAAGAATACCAACGCTGAGAAATATTGATAATGGATGGGATTATGCTAGAGAGCTTGGGTTTCCTGTAATTGTCAAACCGCTAAATCTTAGTCAAGGAATCTTAGTTGCCAAGATTTATAACAAGCGAGAATATTATCAAGTAGCTAAAAAAATATTAAGAAAAACATCAGGCTTCATCGTCGAGCGATTTCATAATGGTAATGACTATAGAGTTGTAGTATTAGATGGAGAAGTTATTGTAGCCTATCAAAGGCTCCCTTTATTTATAGTGGGAAATGCAAAATCCACTATCTTAGAGCTTTTACAGCAAAAACAAGAGGACTTTCTCAAAACAGGTAGAAAAAAAGTAATAGATTTTGAGGATTTCCGCATCAAAAGAAAACTCCAAAGGCAGAAACTAACTTTTGATAGCGTTATACCAAAAGATGCTATTGTCTATCTTCTTGATAATGCAAATTTATCAAGCGGAGGAGAGGGGATAGATGTAACCGAAAGTATTCATCCAGATTTTCAAAAACTAGCCATTCATATCACTAAAGATATGGGACTAAGATTAGCAGGTGTAGATATAATTACCAGCGACATAGCATTGCCGATGGTTAACTATACAATCATCGAAGTAAATGCCTCACCTGGCTTATCTAACTATGCCTCAATTGGTGATGCTCAGACTAAGAGAGTAGAAAATTTATATTTAAAAGTTCTCAGCTCACTAGAAAATGATCAAATCAGCAAAGAAATTTGCTGA
- a CDS encoding Uma2 family endonuclease, which yields MTQALPKLLTFNEFIEWYPNDSKYYELHKGVIVEMPPPTGAHEKVVGFIARKLTIEFDRLNLPYTIPKTALVKTPSAESAYSPDVLLLNLDNLDNEPLFQKQSTVSQAASVPIVIEVVSTNWRDDYYNKFRDYEEMGIPEYWIADYAALGARKFIGNPKQSTIFVCELVDGEYQMTPFQGNTAISSPTFPQLNLTAQQIFDAAK from the coding sequence ATGACCCAAGCCTTGCCTAAATTACTCACCTTCAATGAATTTATCGAGTGGTATCCCAACGATAGTAAATACTATGAATTGCACAAGGGAGTAATTGTTGAAATGCCACCCCCAACTGGAGCGCATGAAAAAGTTGTAGGATTTATAGCCCGGAAGCTAACTATCGAGTTTGATCGGCTGAACCTTCCCTACACTATACCCAAAACCGCATTAGTCAAAACTCCCTCTGCCGAATCCGCTTATTCACCTGATGTGTTGCTGCTAAATCTTGATAATCTCGACAATGAACCGCTGTTTCAAAAACAGTCAACAGTAAGCCAAGCAGCATCAGTACCAATAGTTATTGAAGTTGTTTCAACTAACTGGCGAGATGATTACTACAATAAATTTAGGGATTATGAGGAAATGGGCATTCCTGAATATTGGATTGCTGATTATGCTGCATTGGGTGCAAGAAAGTTTATCGGCAATCCCAAACAATCCACTATTTTTGTATGCGAATTAGTTGATGGTGAATATCAAATGACACCTTTTCAAGGCAACACCGCGATTTCATCACCTACATTTCCCCAATTAAATTTAACCGCACAACAGATTTTTGATGCTGCTAAGTAG
- the glp gene encoding gephyrin-like molybdotransferase Glp, whose product MLSVGDTEKIILNLVQPLDYTEVVDLLAATGRVLASSVTSNLDFPHWDNSAMDGYAVRYEDVKHSSAENPSVLEIVEEIPAGYQPQFTIQSGQAARIFTGAVMPKGADTVVMQEKTHSEENRIFILAAPKPQEFVRHKAAFYQAGAQLLPAGIVLNAPEIAVLAALQCSQLSVYRRPRVAILSTGDELVTPDQVLEAGQIVDSNQYALAALVKQSGAEPLLLGIVRDNPVALAETIAHAIASADIVISSGGVSVGDYDYVDKILESLGAKIHARAVAMRPGKPLTVASFPNHDLGDGEKTQHSGLYFGLPGNPAAVLVTFWRFVQPAIKKLSGLAESGEVKFIKVRSHDELRSDGKREIYVWGKLQLIDGVYEFHKAGGSHSSGNLINLAQTNALAVLPVGKTLVSPTQEVEVLQVGN is encoded by the coding sequence ATGTTATCAGTCGGTGATACAGAAAAAATTATCTTAAATTTGGTGCAGCCGCTGGATTATACAGAAGTTGTCGATTTATTAGCTGCAACGGGACGCGTTCTCGCCTCCTCTGTTACTAGTAACCTGGACTTTCCCCATTGGGATAATTCGGCTATGGATGGCTATGCAGTGCGTTATGAAGATGTGAAACACAGTAGCGCCGAAAACCCAAGTGTTTTAGAAATTGTGGAGGAAATTCCCGCAGGATATCAGCCCCAATTTACGATTCAATCAGGACAAGCAGCACGGATTTTTACAGGTGCGGTGATGCCCAAGGGTGCAGATACTGTTGTGATGCAGGAAAAAACTCACTCGGAAGAAAACCGCATTTTTATTCTGGCTGCACCAAAACCTCAAGAATTCGTCAGACACAAGGCTGCTTTCTACCAAGCTGGGGCACAATTACTACCAGCAGGAATTGTTTTAAATGCCCCAGAAATCGCTGTTTTAGCTGCTTTGCAGTGTAGTCAGCTAAGTGTTTACCGTCGTCCACGCGTGGCAATTCTTTCTACGGGTGATGAGTTGGTAACGCCAGATCAAGTGTTAGAAGCAGGACAAATTGTCGATTCTAATCAGTATGCTTTGGCAGCTTTGGTGAAACAAAGTGGAGCGGAACCATTACTGTTAGGGATTGTGCGGGATAATCCAGTAGCTTTGGCAGAAACTATTGCCCACGCCATAGCTAGCGCTGATATAGTGATTTCTTCTGGTGGGGTTTCCGTAGGGGACTATGACTATGTGGACAAGATTTTAGAGTCACTAGGTGCAAAAATTCATGCCCGGGCTGTGGCGATGAGGCCAGGTAAACCGCTGACTGTTGCTAGCTTTCCCAATCATGATTTGGGAGATGGGGAGAAAACTCAGCATTCAGGGCTGTATTTTGGTTTACCGGGGAATCCTGCTGCTGTGTTGGTGACTTTTTGGCGATTTGTGCAGCCAGCAATTAAAAAACTTTCAGGACTGGCTGAGAGCGGGGAAGTAAAATTTATAAAAGTGCGATCGCATGACGAATTGCGATCGGATGGTAAACGAGAGATTTATGTTTGGGGTAAATTACAGCTAATTGATGGAGTTTATGAGTTTCACAAAGCTGGTGGTAGTCACAGTTCCGGCAATTTGATTAATCTAGCTCAAACTAATGCTCTAGCTGTTCTACCTGTGGGTAAAACATTGGTTTCCCCTACACAAGAAGTAGAAGTTTTGCAGGTTGGTAATTAG
- the rpsR gene encoding 30S ribosomal protein S18, which translates to MSYYRRRLSPIKPGEPIDYKDVDLLRKFITERGKILPRRITGLTSQQQRDLTLAIKRSRIVALLPFINAEG; encoded by the coding sequence ATGAGTTATTACCGTCGGCGTTTATCTCCGATTAAACCAGGAGAACCAATCGATTATAAAGATGTTGATTTGTTGCGTAAGTTTATCACCGAGCGGGGCAAAATATTGCCACGTCGGATTACTGGGCTGACATCCCAGCAACAGCGAGACTTGACATTAGCAATTAAACGTTCTCGAATTGTGGCTTTGTTGCCATTTATTAATGCAGAAGGCTAA
- a CDS encoding pentapeptide repeat-containing protein: MRNYADKQDLILSQLTDKHFQHRDFSGCDLSGIDLRAVDLSGVNLMGADLRSANLCGSILTGANLKEVNLYEANLTNADLTQANLCGAFLRRSQFNGSNLWGASLCAANLSEADLSAAKLVEASLIEANLERANLTGANLCGAILVEANLTHANLTGADMTWVNLTAANLTEAQLWDTNLIYANLRNTIMPDGTIQYPEIVFIS, encoded by the coding sequence ATGAGAAATTATGCAGATAAACAAGACCTCATATTAAGTCAACTTACAGATAAACATTTTCAGCACCGGGATTTTAGTGGATGTGATTTAAGCGGAATCGACCTCAGAGCAGTTGATTTAAGTGGTGTGAATTTGATGGGAGCAGATTTGCGTAGTGCAAATCTATGTGGCTCAATTCTCACTGGTGCTAACCTTAAAGAGGTCAATTTGTATGAAGCTAATTTGACTAATGCTGATTTAACGCAAGCAAATTTATGTGGAGCTTTTTTAAGACGATCGCAATTTAATGGTAGTAATCTTTGGGGAGCCTCTTTATGTGCAGCTAATTTGAGTGAAGCAGATTTGAGCGCAGCCAAATTAGTGGAAGCATCTCTAATTGAAGCTAACTTAGAGAGAGCCAATCTCACAGGCGCAAACTTATGTGGCGCAATACTAGTTGAAGCAAATTTAACCCACGCTAACTTAACTGGCGCAGATATGACATGGGTAAACTTAACAGCAGCCAACTTGACTGAAGCGCAACTTTGGGACACAAACCTGATTTACGCCAACCTGCGGAATACAATCATGCCTGATGGTACAATTCAATACCCGGAAATAGTATTTATTTCCTAA
- the fraD gene encoding septal junction protein FraD encodes MGALLKDLLFIFKFVEDIYGGIKKLVVPTKAYSWQTFIYLSIFSWGLSYFAGTPIKEIIALCGWLFLIAGTAWYTTDDPVRVPGTFMPVGALITGFLVSVFAFGNERVGITSGTIVLWPTIAALITAIPSFFEGTGTDAKAQIPKPEERQKLIILFASCMLLSCWIQFYFVMDNWLKEYPSLMSDNFKRSTFVVRTEAPAKITNNGVYILNKLQPLVEQQIDKQPWAKAEKWLQKANPNLAVLTQEVMLDKRLKEFDEKELWRIEPRISNPNVSKKDEYLLDILSIWTGPSSNSRGYYLKKSCQIRPIANYAKTKKPEDTVIVAEIECGRVSKPIAGSPPPSR; translated from the coding sequence ATGGGAGCATTATTGAAAGATTTATTGTTTATATTCAAGTTTGTTGAAGATATCTACGGGGGAATTAAGAAGCTAGTAGTTCCAACCAAAGCATATTCCTGGCAAACCTTCATTTATTTAAGTATTTTTTCTTGGGGACTTTCGTATTTTGCCGGTACTCCTATTAAGGAAATAATTGCACTTTGTGGTTGGTTATTTTTAATTGCCGGTACAGCTTGGTACACTACTGACGATCCTGTGAGAGTTCCCGGTACTTTTATGCCAGTAGGCGCATTAATAACGGGGTTTTTAGTCAGTGTTTTTGCTTTTGGCAATGAGCGCGTGGGAATTACATCAGGAACTATTGTTCTTTGGCCGACAATTGCAGCACTAATTACTGCAATACCCAGTTTTTTTGAAGGGACTGGTACTGATGCTAAAGCTCAAATTCCTAAACCGGAAGAACGCCAAAAACTGATAATATTATTTGCCAGTTGTATGCTGTTAAGTTGCTGGATTCAGTTTTACTTTGTCATGGATAACTGGTTAAAAGAATATCCTAGCTTAATGTCAGATAATTTTAAGCGCAGTACTTTTGTTGTGAGAACAGAAGCACCAGCAAAAATTACTAACAATGGAGTTTATATTTTAAACAAACTACAACCATTAGTAGAACAACAAATAGATAAACAACCTTGGGCAAAAGCAGAAAAATGGCTACAAAAGGCTAATCCTAATCTTGCAGTCCTCACTCAGGAAGTCATGCTTGACAAGCGCCTGAAAGAATTTGATGAGAAGGAATTATGGCGTATTGAACCACGAATATCCAATCCTAATGTTAGTAAAAAAGATGAGTATTTACTAGATATACTCAGTATTTGGACTGGTCCCAGTTCCAACTCACGTGGTTATTACTTGAAGAAGTCTTGTCAAATTCGGCCAATTGCAAATTATGCAAAGACTAAGAAACCAGAAGACACAGTAATCGTTGCAGAAATTGAGTGCGGCCGCGTGAGTAAACCTATTGCTGGTTCACCTCCACCATCGCGGTAA
- a CDS encoding cob(I)yrinic acid a,c-diamide adenosyltransferase, with protein sequence MTRNGIGIRTAQVRPERLTGQIHVYDGAGKGKSQAALGVVLRSIGLGINTPSDSNRVLLLRFLKGPERDYDEDGAIAALQRGFPHLIDQVRTGRAEFFGPEEITTFDRAEASRGWDVAKGAIASGLYSVVVLDEINPVLDLDLLPVDEVVQTLKSKPQELEIIATGRAAPQKLLDIADLHSEMKPQHHPTAKALFIEGIEIYTGAGKGKSTSALGKALKAIGRGINHPGSTRVLIMQWLKGGSGYTEDAAIAALQQSYPEVVDHQRCGRDAIVWRNSRQELDYVEAERGWEIAKTAIACGLYKTIILDELNPTVDLELLPIEPIVQALLRKPRDTEIIITGRCQHQPAYFDLASVHSEVYCHKHYANQGVELKRGVDF encoded by the coding sequence ATGACAAGGAACGGTATCGGTATTCGCACGGCGCAAGTGCGTCCTGAACGGCTCACTGGTCAAATTCACGTCTACGATGGCGCAGGGAAAGGCAAATCCCAAGCGGCTTTAGGAGTCGTTTTACGCTCGATTGGCTTAGGGATAAATACACCAAGTGATTCTAACCGCGTTTTATTACTGCGGTTTCTTAAGGGACCAGAACGTGATTACGACGAAGATGGAGCGATCGCTGCTTTGCAGCGCGGGTTCCCTCACTTAATTGACCAAGTGCGGACTGGGAGAGCAGAGTTTTTTGGCCCGGAAGAAATTACTACCTTTGACCGCGCTGAAGCATCACGGGGTTGGGATGTAGCCAAAGGAGCGATCGCTAGCGGACTGTATTCAGTTGTCGTCTTGGACGAAATTAACCCCGTTCTAGATTTAGATTTGCTCCCAGTCGATGAAGTGGTGCAGACGCTAAAATCCAAACCCCAGGAACTAGAAATTATAGCTACTGGACGTGCTGCACCACAAAAGTTGCTCGATATTGCTGACTTGCACTCAGAAATGAAACCCCAACACCATCCGACAGCAAAAGCACTATTTATTGAGGGAATTGAAATTTATACGGGTGCTGGTAAAGGCAAGTCTACCAGCGCCTTGGGGAAGGCTCTCAAAGCCATAGGTAGGGGAATTAATCATCCGGGTTCTACCCGTGTGTTAATCATGCAGTGGCTCAAAGGTGGTAGTGGTTATACAGAAGATGCAGCGATCGCCGCCTTACAACAGTCCTATCCTGAAGTGGTGGATCATCAACGCTGCGGTCGAGATGCGATTGTGTGGCGAAATTCTCGCCAAGAATTAGACTATGTGGAAGCAGAACGGGGTTGGGAAATTGCCAAAACAGCGATCGCCTGTGGATTGTATAAAACCATCATTCTCGATGAACTCAATCCCACCGTTGACTTAGAATTACTTCCCATTGAACCGATTGTACAAGCCTTACTCCGCAAACCCCGCGACACAGAAATCATCATTACTGGTCGCTGTCAGCATCAACCTGCTTACTTTGACTTAGCCAGCGTTCACTCCGAAGTTTACTGTCACAAGCACTATGCCAATCAAGGCGTAGAACTCAAACGTGGGGTAGATTTTTAA
- a CDS encoding ribonuclease catalytic domain-containing protein: MDKGTLVEFRVQGDRRLGVVDRPDGKTRWFVVDERGQSHSLAPRQITYTVNGQTYKPTEIDHFLEQVKPYLDPSSLEVAWELLVEDGETITPSQMANLLFSESAAPHCYAAHCLLSDDKLYFKQKGDAYETRTAAQVAERKHQLEVEAQKARGQQEFLSRVEQALTGVAVEWQRHDRQRLEGLEKYAALMADIVRTGVNYDSLSRAYPPPATVLETMTMLGRSATPQGAFQLLVDLGWWSSNENLFLRRSSIPVQFPSKVLEVAQQRLDFPPSDQDGTRLDLTHLKVYTIDDESTTEIDDGLSWESLPDGREHLWVHIADPTRLLAPEDDLDLEARKRGSTVYLPTGMIPMFPEVLATGPMSLVQGRVCCALSFGVVLDQTGAVAEFNIYPSFIKPTYRLTYEDVDEMLELGVEAEPEIAAIALWAKRRRNWRYDQGAISINMPEAMIKVKGDEISIDILDDSSSRQLVAEMMILAGEVAARYGQTHNIPLPFRGQPQPELPPEEELLQLPAGFVRACAMRRCMPKSEMSITPVRHAGLGLNTYTQATSPIRRYSDLLTHFQLKAHLRGEVLPFSAEQLKEVMMTVTSTTQEVTMVERQTNRYWALEYLRRQPEQVWQVTVLMWLREDSNLALILLEDLGLQLPMSFRRDVNLGEQLLVKVGLADPQKDMIQFQEIIYQEALN; encoded by the coding sequence GTGGACAAGGGTACGCTAGTTGAATTTAGGGTTCAAGGCGATCGCCGTTTGGGGGTAGTAGACCGTCCAGACGGCAAGACCCGTTGGTTTGTGGTAGACGAACGCGGCCAATCCCATAGCCTCGCGCCTAGACAAATCACATATACAGTTAACGGACAAACTTACAAGCCAACTGAAATTGACCACTTTCTTGAGCAGGTCAAGCCATATTTAGATCCATCAAGCTTAGAAGTAGCTTGGGAATTACTCGTTGAAGATGGGGAAACAATCACCCCGTCCCAAATGGCAAATCTGCTGTTTTCGGAATCAGCAGCGCCTCATTGTTACGCCGCACACTGCTTGTTATCAGACGACAAACTCTATTTCAAGCAAAAAGGAGATGCTTATGAAACTCGCACCGCAGCTCAGGTAGCAGAACGCAAGCATCAGTTAGAAGTAGAAGCCCAAAAGGCTAGGGGACAACAGGAATTTTTGTCGCGTGTAGAGCAGGCACTCACTGGCGTTGCAGTAGAATGGCAACGTCACGATCGCCAGCGTCTAGAAGGACTAGAAAAATACGCAGCCTTGATGGCGGATATCGTGCGGACAGGGGTAAATTATGACTCTTTGTCTAGAGCTTATCCCCCCCCAGCAACAGTATTAGAAACCATGACCATGCTGGGACGTTCCGCTACCCCCCAAGGAGCCTTTCAGCTTTTGGTAGACTTAGGCTGGTGGAGTAGCAATGAAAACTTATTCCTGCGGCGTTCGTCAATTCCGGTTCAGTTTCCTAGCAAGGTATTAGAAGTGGCGCAACAGCGTTTGGATTTCCCACCATCCGACCAAGATGGAACCCGTTTGGATTTAACGCACCTGAAGGTGTACACAATTGATGATGAAAGCACGACCGAGATAGACGACGGTCTAAGTTGGGAATCACTCCCAGATGGACGGGAGCATCTGTGGGTGCATATAGCTGACCCTACTCGCTTGCTAGCGCCAGAAGACGATTTAGATTTAGAAGCCAGAAAGCGGGGTAGTACAGTTTATCTACCAACGGGAATGATCCCCATGTTCCCGGAAGTATTAGCCACTGGTCCGATGAGTTTAGTACAAGGGCGGGTTTGTTGCGCCTTGAGCTTTGGTGTGGTTTTAGATCAAACCGGAGCAGTAGCAGAATTTAACATTTATCCCAGCTTCATCAAACCAACCTATCGCCTCACCTATGAAGATGTGGATGAGATGCTGGAATTAGGGGTAGAAGCAGAACCAGAAATTGCGGCGATCGCACTTTGGGCTAAACGACGCCGCAATTGGCGCTACGATCAAGGTGCCATCAGCATTAATATGCCGGAAGCCATGATCAAAGTCAAAGGCGACGAGATCAGCATTGATATTTTAGATGACTCCTCATCACGGCAACTAGTAGCAGAAATGATGATTTTAGCCGGCGAAGTAGCCGCACGCTACGGTCAAACTCATAACATTCCCCTCCCTTTTCGCGGTCAGCCACAGCCAGAATTACCCCCAGAAGAGGAATTACTCCAACTACCAGCAGGATTTGTCCGCGCCTGTGCTATGCGTCGTTGTATGCCGAAAAGTGAGATGAGCATCACTCCTGTGCGTCATGCAGGTTTGGGTTTGAATACTTACACCCAGGCGACTTCTCCCATTCGTCGCTATAGCGACTTGCTCACCCACTTCCAGCTAAAAGCTCATTTACGCGGTGAAGTTTTACCTTTTTCAGCCGAACAACTCAAAGAAGTGATGATGACAGTCACCAGTACAACCCAAGAGGTGACAATGGTAGAACGGCAAACTAACAGATATTGGGCTTTAGAATATTTACGTCGTCAGCCAGAGCAAGTTTGGCAAGTGACCGTTTTAATGTGGCTCAGAGAAGACAGCAATTTGGCACTAATTTTGTTAGAAGATTTGGGTTTGCAATTGCCAATGTCTTTTAGAAGGGATGTTAATTTAGGCGAACAATTGTTAGTCAAAGTTGGCCTCGCCGATCCACAAAAAGATATGATTCAGTTTCAAGAAATAATTTACCAAGAAGCACTTAATTAA
- a CDS encoding ABC transporter permease, with protein MSFDRIFVIAKNVFQEVIRDRILYIIGFYALILAAAIRLLPEFAATTEGKIFLDFGIVAMSIIGLIVAIFVGTGMVNKEIEKRTILVLVAKPISRSEFITGKYLGLSAVLALLITIMTVIYLAFLQFGNISHPTASILIAAIFIFLQLTLITAVAITFGVFTSSLLAITLTCAVYLMGNITQDLLQFGRLSRNPAIERFTQGVYLILPDLSRLDLKNDAVYGLQALPDATTLITNAGYGLLYSAMLLAIAMLIFSQREF; from the coding sequence ATGAGTTTCGATAGAATTTTTGTAATTGCAAAAAATGTATTTCAGGAAGTGATACGCGATCGCATCCTCTATATTATCGGCTTCTATGCACTCATTCTTGCAGCCGCTATTCGCTTACTTCCTGAATTTGCAGCTACTACCGAAGGCAAAATATTTTTAGACTTTGGGATAGTAGCAATGAGTATCATCGGCTTGATTGTTGCTATTTTTGTGGGTACAGGAATGGTTAACAAAGAAATAGAAAAACGTACTATTTTGGTGTTAGTTGCTAAACCAATTAGCCGCAGCGAATTTATTACTGGTAAATATTTGGGGTTATCAGCAGTACTAGCTTTATTAATCACTATAATGACAGTGATTTATTTAGCATTTTTACAATTTGGTAATATTTCCCATCCCACAGCAAGTATTTTAATTGCTGCTATATTCATATTTTTACAGCTTACTTTAATCACTGCTGTAGCGATTACCTTTGGTGTATTCACTAGTTCCCTATTGGCAATAACTTTAACATGTGCCGTATATTTAATGGGGAATATAACTCAAGATTTATTACAATTTGGTCGTCTGAGTCGCAACCCTGCTATTGAACGCTTCACTCAAGGTGTGTATCTCATTTTGCCAGATTTATCTCGATTGGATCTGAAAAATGATGCTGTTTATGGTCTGCAAGCGCTTCCTGATGCGACTACGCTAATTACTAATGCTGGCTATGGCTTGTTGTATAGTGCCATGCTATTAGCGATCGCTATGCTCATTTTCTCACAACGGGAATTTTAA
- the fraC gene encoding filament integrity protein FraC, with the protein MFENWTPPSIFPIGAILFHFLFLLIAVPIEAYVFNTRLKFDKKSSTFYALSVNLFSSVIGWIGFFILEPMLPIPLKSELINYVFFNNFKSPTTQTLIILTAFIIFFATFIMKFLLLRISLLSLSDKIVTKEEPESFSVQRKSRRLGKLKFQNTNLVTTTLIANSLSYSAITIILLIRLR; encoded by the coding sequence ATGTTTGAAAATTGGACACCTCCCAGTATTTTCCCCATCGGTGCAATTTTGTTTCACTTTTTATTTTTACTAATAGCCGTACCAATAGAAGCCTATGTTTTTAACACTCGGCTGAAATTTGACAAGAAAAGTAGTACTTTTTATGCTCTTTCTGTCAATCTCTTTTCTAGTGTGATTGGTTGGATAGGATTTTTTATCCTAGAACCAATGTTACCAATACCATTAAAATCAGAATTAATTAATTATGTCTTCTTTAATAATTTTAAATCACCTACTACCCAAACGTTAATTATCTTAACTGCTTTTATCATTTTCTTTGCGACTTTTATCATGAAATTCTTACTTCTCAGAATTTCCTTGCTTTCATTAAGTGACAAAATCGTCACAAAAGAAGAACCAGAGTCTTTCTCTGTGCAACGTAAATCGCGTCGCCTTGGCAAGCTCAAATTTCAAAACACAAATTTAGTAACTACCACATTAATAGCAAATTCCTTGAGCTACAGTGCTATTACTATTATTTTGTTAATTAGGCTTAGGTAG
- the rpmG gene encoding 50S ribosomal protein L33, which yields MAKSKGARIIVTLECTECRTNSNKRSAGVSRYTSTKNRRNTTNRLELKKFCTHCNTHTVHKEIK from the coding sequence ATGGCTAAGAGCAAAGGCGCCCGTATAATAGTGACACTGGAATGTACCGAGTGTCGCACCAACTCCAACAAGCGTTCTGCTGGTGTTTCACGATATACAAGTACGAAAAATCGACGCAACACCACCAACCGCTTAGAACTGAAAAAGTTCTGTACCCACTGCAATACACACACAGTCCACAAGGAAATTAAGTAA
- a CDS encoding RDD family protein, with protein sequence MTIERIPQKHYPKAEIGRRGMALGLDFLGVWLVSSLMGGGDSGIQFIQIFVFAIAWLLLRVIVVYNNQGQSLGRWAFDMKVLEVESGEVTGKIPALQALLKREAIIGVGALLVSIALGNIRFNPTAILLILPLAVDCGTAWYDQLMHQALHDRYGGTIIVSSRRGYALDIKIKQLVENMRRNVRR encoded by the coding sequence ATGACTATCGAACGCATTCCCCAAAAACACTATCCCAAAGCTGAGATTGGGCGGCGAGGTATGGCATTAGGGCTGGATTTCCTTGGTGTCTGGTTAGTCAGTTCCCTCATGGGAGGCGGTGATTCTGGGATTCAATTTATCCAAATTTTTGTGTTTGCGATCGCCTGGTTACTTTTACGAGTGATAGTCGTCTACAACAATCAAGGGCAGAGTTTAGGGCGTTGGGCATTTGATATGAAGGTGTTAGAAGTAGAATCTGGGGAAGTAACTGGCAAAATTCCCGCCTTACAAGCGCTACTAAAGCGAGAGGCGATCATCGGTGTAGGCGCGCTTTTAGTGTCAATTGCTCTAGGTAACATTAGATTCAATCCCACTGCTATACTGCTAATACTTCCTCTGGCTGTTGACTGTGGTACAGCCTGGTATGATCAGCTGATGCATCAGGCTTTGCATGATCGCTATGGTGGTACTATCATAGTTTCGTCGCGTCGTGGCTATGCGCTCGATATAAAAATTAAGCAATTAGTTGAAAATATGCGGCGCAATGTGAGAAGATAG